The DNA segment TATCATACCCATTTGCCAACTCTTATTTAATCTTATCGTGTCCTTTTGTTGTCCTTCCCTTTCGACTGTGGTACTCTAGTTTTGTTTGACTTGTGTATGTTTGTAATTATGGTACTGCTACAATATTTTTTCCCTAACTTAATGAGCATCGTCGTCTATTAATGCATGTTATACTCCTGCATTCTGTTTTTAGCTATGTTGTGTGCACACAAGTGGCATGCGTTAACTTTGTTAGACTTCTTTTTGCATTTACTCGGCTAATTCTTTTTTCTGATGCCAAAAGGAGGAAGAAAATTGAAGGGGAGAAATAGGTTCTCATAGGGAATATGGCTATTATGCAGGGGAACAATATGGAGATCTGGTTCTCAGAGGaaacttcaattctaagtttgtcatcatcaaaaaaagggaaaaattgataagttatgtgcCTTTGTGGTTTGATGATTTAACAAACCTTATATGAGAACCAGATAGGGAAAGGTTCTCAAAGGGAGTATGGCTATTTTGTAGGGGGAACAATATGGGAGATCTGATTTTCTCTGGGagaatatcaattctaagtttgtcttcatcaaaaaggggaaaattgattaGTTATGTTATTtcgtgttttgatgatttgccaaacacTCTCGAGGAACCAGATAGGGATCAGATGTGATCAGTTCCCTTGGTCGTCGTACAGTCAACTCTATAGTTGTAAAAGTTATTTCACTGTATCGACTGACAGCAGATACGTTACTTGAAAATTGAAAGGGAGGAAACAAGTTTTCAAGGGGAATATGGCTGATTCGTAGAGGGAACAATGTGCAGATCTGGTTCTCAGAGGGAATATCAactctaagtttgtcatcatcaaaaagggggaaattgataagttatgtgtCTTTTGTTTTGCTGATTTGAcaaacttcatgagagaaccagataaggaacctgaaaCAGTTAGTTCCTTTGCGTTCAAAGTAACAAGTCAGATGTCAGGTTCAACTCTCAATGAAATCAGTTAAGGGAATATCAGAGGAAACAGTAGAGGGAACAGATAGAGATCAGTTCCTCCAGTCACAGTACAGGTAAACTCCTTACAGTTGTTAAAGTCGCTGCACTGTTGCACTGCACACgcaacagtgcaacagtcacttttTGGGGCATGCCTTGTATCAGATATTTGCTTACATCATCCCAATGACCTCACACACACATATTATTAACATGAGGCAAGGAATTTCATCGTCTAATAATTGCAAATCAAAAAGCGATTTTCTCTCTCAAATGCTAGCCATCACCcctctcaagaacaaagttgctgcaacctcaaggaccagatccaaAAATTGAAGATatgttaagtccttaggtttgttgaatctttgttatttgttcttcatctACACTACTTTCAAGAAGTGTCTTTGTAGGACAGATTTAAACTACTGTTTGGTTTAGTttcttgactagagttagtcaaggtTTATTGCTTTGTAATAGTGTTATTACAAAGAGGCTTGCAATATAGTTATTGCAAGTAGGTGAGGGATTAAGGGTTTAATTCCTAGGTTataataggttgtaatctaaagttgctcggttagtgaagttgaaatcctacgagTGTAGGTTGTGATTTTTAATCCCGTGAGCAGggagtttttcacgtaaaatatTATTGTGTTATTTACTTACCGTTGTGTGTATGTTTTGTGGGAATTGATAGAGAACCAGGTCCTCTATACAGTTTGGTGGACTCTTAGTTTTCTATCAGTTTATTTCATGCATAAATTTTAATGCTTAATTAATCTATTCTATTTGTCTTGATCCTGTACGTGACTTTCTTGCCCTTTCCCAAAGCTGCAAAGCATAGTTTTACACATAGAGCTTCATATATCTTTATatcttcatttcttttctttctttttcctttattcatCAAATATCTGAAATTTATCGGCCCAACTAATTCAAATTTGCACACTACTAAAAGAACCAGAATTAGCTGCAAATTTCGTCGTTAGTCCATTGTTAAATTGTTCATAGCTAACGAATTTTTTAATAATCTGTTATTAATTTGTTGTTAAGTAGGATTAGTGATTAAAATTTTTTCTTTAGATACAGAATTTGTCCGTCGCTAATTCTTACTTTTTTAGCAGTGACATCTCAAGACTTCTGGTTAAAGGTAAGAGAATTTTAGCCGTTCCATCATACTTCTTGGTGATTTACAATTTCATATTTGTATCTTCTACTTAAACATGAAGAGGGAGTTCCGTAGAGAAAAACATGAACATGGGTCAGCCATGGGTTGACAAAACGATAGTGGACAGTGGACAATCACGAGCTAGGATATATATATGAATGGTCCTTATTATACATGAGTTGTAGAAAATTTTCTACACGTTTATGGGTCCACCGTAAGATCAGCCAAAACCCCGTGTCCTCTCGTGACTGCGTGTTGTATAATAAGTTAATAAGCCCATTTCTGGGATACACCTATTATTGGATATAAAGCTTCGGCATTTGAGTCATGTCTCTCCATTTCTGCAAGCGTCAGTTTGAGATAAAGATGATACTATATAATTTCTCAGACTTCTCTTCTTAACTTCTATGTTCAGTTCTGTTTAGGACTCCGAGCTTGTCAACTAGATGATGCAACAGTATCTCTTCAGATTCGGACAATATAATGTATCTCAACTAAATTCTTAGTAATTAATCCACGACTCTTGTCTTCTTATCGTTTCCTCAATGTAAGGGAAATGTATTGACGAACCGCTAGTCAAGCCATCTGTGTTGTTATTTTGGTTTCATATAGTCCGTGATCAAGATTTTTTCTACACATGAGTACAAAATTCATAATATATTGCTCAATGTTCCAAAGTCCAATTCTCAATGCGTGTTTGGTATCACATACACATTGtcttcaataaataaataaaaattccaATTAAAAATGTTCACCTCATGGTATTTGGTTGCAGGATATGCATTAGTGTACAGTGatcattttaaattatttagtACTCCTAGTAAAATTATTGACCCATGTTTAATTAGAAATTAACAAATACTTCGGAGTAAGGTCGACGAGGCCTTGCTAAAGCGGTATCAATGTCCTAAATATTGAGTTCTAATATCTTTTGAAGTAAGAAACTCTAGTACTTATAATGTCTATAAATCTCTTTTCTCATAAACTTTGTTGTACCTACCCGTACTCAGCACAGGCACTTGGAACCTCAATACGAGTTCTCATTGGAATCTCAACACAAGTAATTAGGGGTGAGTATCGGTCAGTTCGGTTCagttatgaatattatcggtttagtatatcggttatcggtttacaaatttgATAAACCGATAACTGAACCGATAAaatatcggttcggttatcgggaatcaagagttaagcaaaaaagaaaagacaattcaccaaagttaagcaaaaaagagagGAATTCACATATAGCATACTAAAAACTTACGCTTGGAGTAACTAGTAAGGTCTATGAAGAATGGAGATGAAACAACTGAAGAGTGGGGTTGAGAAAGAATAGGAGAGAATGAACTGAAGCCCTAGCATTTGTATATACTTAAGGATAAAGTCgtaattttattaattcttattgggttatcggttaacccattaacaaaattggcaaaccgaggtccgaaccgataacccaatagtaaAAAAAATTTAAACCACTACCGAACCGTTAACTCAATAACCcgataccgataacccaataaaaaatTAACGGTTCGGGATATCGGTTTTACCTGATATATGCCCAGCCCTACAAGTAACCGGTAGTTTGATACAATATTCATGGATCAATGTGTTTACGCCTGGGCTGTTCCTAAGCTTATACACGCAGATTCTCCTAACCGAGCGTTAGGTTAAGGGCCAACTAAATAGATGGGCTTCTGCACTGCAGCCCAACAAGGACGGATGGGCTTTAGTTAGTCGAATCTTGTTTCGGAATTATCATTACTGGGCCAGATGGTTTTGTGTCATGCTCATAAGCCTGCTCTTTTGGACCTTTGTTTGCTGATATTCCAATAGAAATGACACCAGGAAGCCACTTTAAGGGGTTGTTATTTAGGAATTAGCCAGTGCATCCTGGATTTTAGCTTTTTATTTTAACTTTTCAggtaaaaatatcataaattatccttaatttaagatttttagtttaaaattttaggaaaaaataaataatgactaATTTAGTATCCCTGAGAATGGTTATCTGTGCACTTGCCCCGATATTCCAGCAAAGGCCTCAAACAGACAGGATCATTTGGCATAGCTGCTTCATCTACCAAACGAGAACATAAGAAAAATCTTTAAGTATCTAATTTAAAAGAAACTTATTGTTTGTGTTCTATTTAATTTGACATAAGATGATTTAGACTTTTATAAGTTAACTAGATTACCACTTTTTGTTGGTATATTTTTTGCTTTAGGAATAAGAATCAAAATAAGGACTACAATCAAACCTCTCAATTAAAACCGTATTTGTATCAGATAATTTTTTGTTGTTAGAGTGAAGtgttattataaaaaatatatattataatataatataaaatttaATTCTAAAAAAGATTTAGGCGTTACAGTGAAGTATTATCATAAATAATGATTGTTTTAGAGAAATTTACGTAGTCAATAAACTGTATGACCATAAGCATCTTGAGTTGCCTTGGGCAAGAGAAAAGCAGAAAGATATGATCCATGAGCACACTGCATCCTTCCACATGCTTAATCTTTTTTGTCagtaaaagagagaaaaaaaaaaaagaagaaaaagaaatcatTGTTTGCCTTTTCTCAATTCACATGGTTTGAGTGTTAAAGGTGGATCCCACTCCACCGAACCGCCCATTTCCtttacttttccaacatagacaTTATTTCGCAATCAAAGGCATAATATATTAGAAAAATCTTCCATCAGTTTATTTATGAATTTAAGTTTTACACTATCATATTCGCTATTTATTTTTTTCTAACCATCTACATGTATTATATATTAATTGTACTCATTTAtccatatataataaataaataatatatattatacatttatcggttatttttagttttaaatgGTTAAGTGAACGACTATTTGaattaatttttcttttaaaatatatcTTGGCATGTTTATAGGGATAAGAACATATAATTAGAAGTAAcagaaaaaatttaaaattaaaacatTACCAAATACTAAAAAATTATGTTTTAATAAATGCAAAAAGATAAAATTTATCATAAAAAATGGAATAGAATAAAAGTTTACCATAAAACTTATGGTAAAATTTAGTCCTCAAAGTAGGAAAATCTGGAATGCGCGTGGTACTAGAGTTGCCAACTCTAAAGCAGCTGTATTGATCAATGTGACTCTACGACTTCCACAATAATGTTTGTTAGGCCTAATTTTTTATTTTCCACTTTTATCCCGTCGGTGAGTAAtacttttattatttaaaaaggAAGAATTATTTGGTTGCGTCAATCAAACAATGTACTTACATATTAAGGCAAGAGATCAGTAAAACCCAACTCACTATCTACACTTTTaacatttcttttcttctttgattctagcaaaaaaaaaaatgcacGCAAAAACTGATTCAGATGTAACCAGCAGCTTGGCACCATCATCGCCGGACCATAATCGGCGGCCGGTGTATTACGTTCAAAGTCCGTCACGTGATTCACACGATGGGGAGAAaacaacgacgtcgtttcattcAACTCCAGTTATCAGTCCTATGGGTTCTCCGCCTCACTCTCACTCCTCCGTCGGCCGTCATTCCCGTGAATCCTCTTCCAGCCGATTTTCTGGCTCACTCAAGCCTGGATCTCGAAAAATTTCTCCTAACGACGCCGCCGCAGCCGGCGGTAGAAACCACCGTAAAGGGCAGAAGCCGTGGAAGGAATGTGATGTTATTGAAGAAGAAGGCCTGCTTGAAGATGATCAGTACAGCAAACCTCTCCCTCGCCGTTGCTATTTTCTGGCATTTATTGTTGCCTTCTTTATCCTCTTCTCCTTCTTTGCTCTCGTCCTTTGGGGTGCTAGTCGTCCTCAGAAACCCAAAATTACCATGCGGGTAAGTCCTTTTATTTAATCACTCTATAAAAAAATTTCATTAATGTATGTTGTTATTTTTGAACGAATTAATAAGGAATAGTATCACATAAACTGGAATAGATGGAAGGATTATCTTGTTTGTTTACTTGCTATTATTGTAATTCTAAAAAATAGGAAAGGTTGATGCTTGATTTGAAATGGGTATTTGTTGGATTTTGATTTCAGAGCATAAAATTTGAGAGATTTGGAATTCAAGCTGGTTCTGATAACTCTGGAGTAGCAACCGATATGATCTCAATGAACGCTACAGTGAAATTCGTTTATCGTAACACTGCAACATTTTTTGGTGTACATGTCACCTCATCCCCTGTTGATCTCTCATTTTCAGAGCTCATACTTGGCTCCGGAGCAGTAAGTCATTTAACTAGCTTTTTAACTTATAATTTGAGTTCCTCGGTCATCAAAATGAATGAAATTCTTATTTCGATAATTTATCAGATGAAGAAATTCCACCAATCAAGAAAGAGCCAAAGAGTTGTAGCTGTATCAGTAATAGGAAACAAAATTCCACTATATGGGAGTGGAGCGAGTTTGAGCACCCCAAAAGGCGCTACCACACAGCCCGTGCCATTGAAATTGAACTTTAAGGTTCGATCAAGAGCTTATGTTTTGGGCCAATTGGTGAAGCCGAAATTCTACAAGACGATTGATTGTTTAATTACTCTTAATACCCAGAAACTGAACGTCGCGATTCCATTAAAGAATTGTACATACAGTTGATTATTGAGCCTCTAGGTTTGGTAAAGTTTTGATATTTTTATCAATCTTTATTGTCAACAAGTACGTACATTGATAGCTATTGGAGCAGTTTGTGGTCTCTATCTTTACCCCACTTTACCAACTTTCTCTCGACTGGAATATGGACAGGACAGGCTGGATTTGGCTCATGTCTTTGCTTGAATTGCTCAAATTTTCAACAACTATGCAAACAGCCGATACTGGAAAATGGACAGAGAAGGATGTGACAATTATTTCTTTCTCATGTTAATTAATCTTGTTATTATAATATATACGATCTTGTCATGTTGTAGattgatttgtttatttgttagaaAGTTGAATTATCATTGTCATTGTTAGTAAATTATTACTAGTGTTATACAAGTTATTACTGGTTTGTTGGGTTTCCCATGTTCTCAATGGAGTATAAGTTTTAATTTAAATCAATATTGGTGCTCCTATACCCATAATTCGATTGTGACAGCAGCATTGACATTCAATAGTTCACTTCTTTAATAAGGACAACACTTAATAAGAAAATCAAAGTGTAAAAAATTCACATAATTTATTTATGATACTTTGTGTATATCCTGGTTATATGGTTGAAACTGGGTTCGTCAATTGTATGACCGACTGAGGCTGACGTGATAGGCCAGAGCTCGAGAACGGGTTATGTGAATCAAGGTGCGAAGTTAAATCGTTGAGCTCGTGACTCCATGACCGAACAAGATCGAGGGAACTTTGTCGAGCCAAATAACGGAAGGCCGAAGTATCCGGGATCGGTTGGAGATCACGACGGAATTCTCGGTACGTATCAAGGAGAGGTCGATTGAGTAACAAATCATGAGTTGGTTACCTTTTATACAATTGTATCaagagtaggactcccctactatataaaggaagGTTTGATTATTTGTAAGACACATTGTAAGACGCACCAAAAAGCAATGCACTGTTGTTTCTAGTTCTTATCATTTTGTTATTCTGTTCTAATATCAGTTGAGGCATTTCTTGGCTCGTGATCAAACTCAAAGGCTAAGGCTGTTCAATTTGTGTGGTTTGCATTCATTTtcttatcattaatttcaatattaatctgTTTTCTTAATTTGTATTAAGTTACATCACGTATTCTTAAAAccgcatataaattcaattgttacccgattttgagggtaaatagtttggcgcccaccgtagcGCTGAGGATAATAGTGGTTACTTGGTACAAACTTTCATTACACAcattattttacacttgttctttagAGTATCTTTGATTCCGGGCTCAAAATGTCGAACTTTCAGTCAGCACCCCTACACGTTGACAATAATTTCGGCCATCGCAGGGAAAATGATAACATAGCACCACGGAACAACGTACCCCCGATCGATCTCGATGGAGTCCCTGTTGTAGATCCAATCGATGTTAACTCACATGTAGCATCAACGCAAAATTTGGTCGTTGATCCCGAGGGCAGTGTTCATAGGGATGTCCAATCAGCCGCTCAAAACACACATGGCGGCGAAGATGGCGGAATAAACCTGTGGGTGATCTTCGAAATATTGCAGGCTCAACAAGCGGCGATAGCCCAGCTCCAGAACCAGAATCGCCCGTCGAGTAGGATTGAGCCCAAGTCATCCCAAGAAGTTGTTCACAGAGTTGAATCGGTCTCAAGGGAATCGAACGATAAAGAACCTCGGACCAATCCTGCAATCATGAAGATGCTCAAGGAACTGACAAAACGAATTGAGTTGGgggaaaagaagattgaggcaaacgataagaaggtggaaacttacaactctagggtcgatcaaatcccggGAGCATTGCCGATATTGAAGGGCCTGGATTTCAAAAAAGTTCATGCAAAACCCTTTTCCCCCAAGCGCAGCTCCCAAGACGATCCCCAAGAAGTTCTGCATGCCCGAGATTCCTTAGTACAATGGAACGACCGATCCGAACGAGCATGCACCTCTTACACATGTGCTATCAAAGGGAATGATCTAGAGGATGGCGAGATTGAATCTGTCTTGCTATAGAAATTCGGGGAGAGCCTGTCAAAGGGAGccatgatatggtaccacaatttaCCATATAActctattgactcatttgctatgcttgcagattctttcgtaAAGGAACACGCTGGGGCCATCAAAGTTGAGACCAGGAAGTCTGgccttttcaaggtaaggcagaagGATAACGAAATACTTAGAGAATTCGTGTCTCGATTCCAAATAGAAGGATGGACCTACCACCGGTCGTTGATGATTGGGTTTttcaagctttcacccaaggACTCAATGTTCGAAGCTCGATGGCTCCAAAGCAGTTGAAGCAGAATCTGATAGAATACACGGTTTTCACTTGGTCTGATGTGCATAATCGGtacc comes from the Nicotiana sylvestris chromosome 4, ASM39365v2, whole genome shotgun sequence genome and includes:
- the LOC104221676 gene encoding uncharacterized protein; this translates as MHAKTDSDVTSSLAPSSPDHNRRPVYYVQSPSRDSHDGEKTTTSFHSTPVISPMGSPPHSHSSVGRHSRESSSSRFSGSLKPGSRKISPNDAAAAGGRNHRKGQKPWKECDVIEEEGLLEDDQYSKPLPRRCYFLAFIVAFFILFSFFALVLWGASRPQKPKITMRSIKFERFGIQAGSDNSGVATDMISMNATVKFVYRNTATFFGVHVTSSPVDLSFSELILGSGAMKKFHQSRKSQRVVAVSVIGNKIPLYGSGASLSTPKGATTQPVPLKLNFKVRSRAYVLGQLVKPKFYKTIDCLITLNTQKLNVAIPLKNCTYS